In Toxotes jaculatrix isolate fToxJac2 chromosome 20, fToxJac2.pri, whole genome shotgun sequence, the following proteins share a genomic window:
- the slc35b3 gene encoding adenosine 3'-phospho 5'-phosphosulfate transporter 2 isoform X2, translating into MSAKYGLVGYNSSRKHISISIPSSTEVMSPHIKSVEELRVLGINLSSFSAPTQFFICVAGVFLFYLVYGYLQELIFSVEGFKPFGWYLTLVQFGFYSMFGLVELQLTQDKRRRIPGKTYMIIAFLTVGTMGLSNTSLGYLNYPTQVIFKCCKLIPVMIGGVFIQGKRYNLADVSAALCMSLGLIWFTLADSKVAPNFNVTGVLLISLALCADAAIGNVQEKAMKLHNGSNSEMVLYSYSIGFVYILTGLLCVGGLGTAVAFCSEHPVKTYGYAFFFSLTGYFGISFVLALIKLFGALVAVTVTTGRKAMTIILSFMFFTKPFSFQYIWGGLLVLFGIFLNVYSKNRDKMKLPSIKDLRSWLLTGKKVRFLSQNV; encoded by the exons ATGAGTGCCAAATATGGCCTGGTGGGCTACAATAGTTCACGGAAGCACATTTCAATCTCCATCCCATCATCCACGGAGGTGATGTCACCGCACATAAAGTCTGTGGAGGAGCTTAGAGTTCTAGGAATCAACCTGAGCAGCTTCAGTGCCCCcacacagtttttcatttgtgtggcTGGAGTCTTCCTCTTTTACCTCGTCTACGGATACCTGCAG gaGCTGATATTTTCTGTGGAAGGATTCAAGCCTTTTGGGTGGTATCTCACTCTGGTTCAGTTTGGCTTCTACTCCATGTTTGGACTAGTGGAGCTTCAGCTCACACAGGACAAACGGAGAAG GATACCTGGGAAGACCTATATGATCATAGCATTTCTTACAGTGGGAACTATGGGACTATCCAATACCTCTCTGGGCTACTTGAACTACCCTACGCAGGTCATCTTCAAGTGCTGTAAACTCATCCCTGTCATGATTGGAGGAGTGTTTATACAAG GTAAACGCTATAATCTGGCCGATGTGTCCGCTGCTCTCTGCATGAGTCTGGGACTCATCTGGTTTACGCTAGCTGACAGTAAAGTGGCCCCCAACTTCAATGTCACAG GTGTTCTCCTCATCTCCCTGGCACTGTGTGCAGACGCCGCCATTGGAAATGTGCAGGAGAAAGCCATGAAACTCCACAATGGCTCGAACTCTGAAATG GTGCTGTATTCATACTCCATCGGTTTTGTCTACATATTGACAGGCCTACTCTGTGTGGGTGGGCTGGGGACAGCAGTGGCATTCTGCTCAGAG CATCCTGTGAAGACATACGGTTAcgcatttttcttctctctaacGGGTTATTTTGGCATCTCTTTCGTGCTGGCCTTGATCAAGCTGTTTGGTGCCCTGGTTGCAGTGACAG TGACCACCGGGAGAAAGGCCATGACTATCATACTTTCCTTCATGTTCTTCACAAAACCTTTCTCTTTTCA GTACATCTGGGGTGGCCTTTTGGTGCTCTTCGGCATCTTTTTGAATGTTTACagcaaaaacagagataaaatgaAGCTTCCCTCCATCAAGGACCTCAGGAGCTGGCTGCTGACAGGAAAGAAAGTCCGATTTCTCTCCCAAAACGTATAA
- the slc35b3 gene encoding adenosine 3'-phospho 5'-phosphosulfate transporter 2 isoform X3 — MDSSGVPPAAITTMSAKYGLVGYNSSRKHISISIPSSTEVMSPHIKSVEELRVLGINLSSFSAPTQFFICVAGVFLFYLVYGYLQELIFSVEGFKPFGWYLTLVQFGFYSMFGLVELQLTQDKRRRIPGKTYMIIAFLTVGTMGLSNTSLGYLNYPTQVIFKCCKLIPVMIGGVFIQGKRYNLADVSAALCMSLGLIWFTLADSKVAPNFNVTGVLLISLALCADAAIGNVQEKAMKLHNGSNSEMHPVKTYGYAFFFSLTGYFGISFVLALIKLFGALVAVTVTTGRKAMTIILSFMFFTKPFSFQYIWGGLLVLFGIFLNVYSKNRDKMKLPSIKDLRSWLLTGKKVRFLSQNV, encoded by the exons ATGGACTCTTCTGGTGTG CCCCCAGCAGCCATAACCACAATGAGTGCCAAATATGGCCTGGTGGGCTACAATAGTTCACGGAAGCACATTTCAATCTCCATCCCATCATCCACGGAGGTGATGTCACCGCACATAAAGTCTGTGGAGGAGCTTAGAGTTCTAGGAATCAACCTGAGCAGCTTCAGTGCCCCcacacagtttttcatttgtgtggcTGGAGTCTTCCTCTTTTACCTCGTCTACGGATACCTGCAG gaGCTGATATTTTCTGTGGAAGGATTCAAGCCTTTTGGGTGGTATCTCACTCTGGTTCAGTTTGGCTTCTACTCCATGTTTGGACTAGTGGAGCTTCAGCTCACACAGGACAAACGGAGAAG GATACCTGGGAAGACCTATATGATCATAGCATTTCTTACAGTGGGAACTATGGGACTATCCAATACCTCTCTGGGCTACTTGAACTACCCTACGCAGGTCATCTTCAAGTGCTGTAAACTCATCCCTGTCATGATTGGAGGAGTGTTTATACAAG GTAAACGCTATAATCTGGCCGATGTGTCCGCTGCTCTCTGCATGAGTCTGGGACTCATCTGGTTTACGCTAGCTGACAGTAAAGTGGCCCCCAACTTCAATGTCACAG GTGTTCTCCTCATCTCCCTGGCACTGTGTGCAGACGCCGCCATTGGAAATGTGCAGGAGAAAGCCATGAAACTCCACAATGGCTCGAACTCTGAAATG CATCCTGTGAAGACATACGGTTAcgcatttttcttctctctaacGGGTTATTTTGGCATCTCTTTCGTGCTGGCCTTGATCAAGCTGTTTGGTGCCCTGGTTGCAGTGACAG TGACCACCGGGAGAAAGGCCATGACTATCATACTTTCCTTCATGTTCTTCACAAAACCTTTCTCTTTTCA GTACATCTGGGGTGGCCTTTTGGTGCTCTTCGGCATCTTTTTGAATGTTTACagcaaaaacagagataaaatgaAGCTTCCCTCCATCAAGGACCTCAGGAGCTGGCTGCTGACAGGAAAGAAAGTCCGATTTCTCTCCCAAAACGTATAA
- the slc35b3 gene encoding adenosine 3'-phospho 5'-phosphosulfate transporter 2 isoform X1: MDSSGVPPAAITTMSAKYGLVGYNSSRKHISISIPSSTEVMSPHIKSVEELRVLGINLSSFSAPTQFFICVAGVFLFYLVYGYLQELIFSVEGFKPFGWYLTLVQFGFYSMFGLVELQLTQDKRRRIPGKTYMIIAFLTVGTMGLSNTSLGYLNYPTQVIFKCCKLIPVMIGGVFIQGKRYNLADVSAALCMSLGLIWFTLADSKVAPNFNVTGVLLISLALCADAAIGNVQEKAMKLHNGSNSEMVLYSYSIGFVYILTGLLCVGGLGTAVAFCSEHPVKTYGYAFFFSLTGYFGISFVLALIKLFGALVAVTVTTGRKAMTIILSFMFFTKPFSFQYIWGGLLVLFGIFLNVYSKNRDKMKLPSIKDLRSWLLTGKKVRFLSQNV; encoded by the exons ATGGACTCTTCTGGTGTG CCCCCAGCAGCCATAACCACAATGAGTGCCAAATATGGCCTGGTGGGCTACAATAGTTCACGGAAGCACATTTCAATCTCCATCCCATCATCCACGGAGGTGATGTCACCGCACATAAAGTCTGTGGAGGAGCTTAGAGTTCTAGGAATCAACCTGAGCAGCTTCAGTGCCCCcacacagtttttcatttgtgtggcTGGAGTCTTCCTCTTTTACCTCGTCTACGGATACCTGCAG gaGCTGATATTTTCTGTGGAAGGATTCAAGCCTTTTGGGTGGTATCTCACTCTGGTTCAGTTTGGCTTCTACTCCATGTTTGGACTAGTGGAGCTTCAGCTCACACAGGACAAACGGAGAAG GATACCTGGGAAGACCTATATGATCATAGCATTTCTTACAGTGGGAACTATGGGACTATCCAATACCTCTCTGGGCTACTTGAACTACCCTACGCAGGTCATCTTCAAGTGCTGTAAACTCATCCCTGTCATGATTGGAGGAGTGTTTATACAAG GTAAACGCTATAATCTGGCCGATGTGTCCGCTGCTCTCTGCATGAGTCTGGGACTCATCTGGTTTACGCTAGCTGACAGTAAAGTGGCCCCCAACTTCAATGTCACAG GTGTTCTCCTCATCTCCCTGGCACTGTGTGCAGACGCCGCCATTGGAAATGTGCAGGAGAAAGCCATGAAACTCCACAATGGCTCGAACTCTGAAATG GTGCTGTATTCATACTCCATCGGTTTTGTCTACATATTGACAGGCCTACTCTGTGTGGGTGGGCTGGGGACAGCAGTGGCATTCTGCTCAGAG CATCCTGTGAAGACATACGGTTAcgcatttttcttctctctaacGGGTTATTTTGGCATCTCTTTCGTGCTGGCCTTGATCAAGCTGTTTGGTGCCCTGGTTGCAGTGACAG TGACCACCGGGAGAAAGGCCATGACTATCATACTTTCCTTCATGTTCTTCACAAAACCTTTCTCTTTTCA GTACATCTGGGGTGGCCTTTTGGTGCTCTTCGGCATCTTTTTGAATGTTTACagcaaaaacagagataaaatgaAGCTTCCCTCCATCAAGGACCTCAGGAGCTGGCTGCTGACAGGAAAGAAAGTCCGATTTCTCTCCCAAAACGTATAA